Genomic window (Bradyrhizobium sp. 186):
GACTATGTCTGGGTGCTCGACCCCATCGACGGCACAAAATCCTTCATCGGCGGCTTTCCGATCTGGGGCACGCTGATTGCGTTGCTGCACAAGGGCGCGCCGGTGTTCGGCATGATGCATCAGCCCTTCATCGGCGAGCGCTTCTCCGGCGACAACGGCTCGTCCAATTATAAGGGCCCCTCCGGCGAGCGCCGGCTCCAGGTCCGCCGCTGCGCCTCGCTGTCGGAGGCCACGACCTACACCACCAGCCCGCTGCTGATGAACGAGCGCGATCGCACCATTTTCGGCCGCATCGAGAAGGGCGCGCGGCTGTCGCGCTATGGCGGCGACTGCTACTCCTATTGCATGCTGGCGGCAGGTCACGTCGATCTCGTGGTCGAGACCGAGCTGAAGCCCTATGACATCGCAGCGCTGATCCCGATCGTGACCGGTGCCGGTGGCGTCGTCACCACCTGGGAAGGCAAGCCGGCCCAGGGTGGCGGCCGCATCGTCGCCGCCGGCGATGCGCGGGTTCACGAAGAAGCGCTGAAGCTGCTCAACGGATAGGCGACAAAGGGAGCTTGGATGAAAAACTGGCGCAAGTTCGTCCTCGCGACCCTGTTGCTGTTTCCGGCGCTCGCGTCGGCGCAGAATTTTCCGGCCAAGCCGATCCGTCTGGTGGTGCCGTTCCCAGCCGGCGGCCCCAACGACATCATCGCGCGGGTGATCGGCCAGCGCATGTCCGAACTCGCCGGTCAGCCGGTGCTGATTGACAATCGCGGCGGCCAGGGCGGCGTGCTCGGCACGGATGCGGTCGCAAAGGCCCCGTCCGACGGCTACACCATCGCGATCTCCAGTGCCGGCGCGCTCGCGATCAGCCCGAGCATGGAGAGGGTCGCCTACGACACGCTGTCCGACCTGAC
Coding sequences:
- the hisN gene encoding histidinol-phosphatase, translating into MTVIDFSAFIGRLATASGETILPFFRTSLSIDDKSKTKDFDPVTEADRAAEAVMRRLIKANFPQHGIVGEEFGNEREDSDYVWVLDPIDGTKSFIGGFPIWGTLIALLHKGAPVFGMMHQPFIGERFSGDNGSSNYKGPSGERRLQVRRCASLSEATTYTTSPLLMNERDRTIFGRIEKGARLSRYGGDCYSYCMLAAGHVDLVVETELKPYDIAALIPIVTGAGGVVTTWEGKPAQGGGRIVAAGDARVHEEALKLLNG